From Anaerolineales bacterium, one genomic window encodes:
- a CDS encoding pyridoxamine 5'-phosphate oxidase family protein, which yields MTLTMTKQERESFLAVTRIGVLSISEPGRGPLSVPIWYSYTAGGDVSFVTLENSPKARHLDIGTRISLCVHQDALPYRYVSVEGGVTAIEPADLEKDIRSVSQRYLGRESGNQHAERMKEESRADAP from the coding sequence ATGACGTTGACCATGACGAAACAGGAGCGGGAAAGTTTCCTGGCGGTAACTCGTATCGGCGTATTGAGCATTTCGGAACCGGGACGTGGGCCGTTGTCAGTGCCCATCTGGTACAGCTACACGGCGGGCGGGGACGTGAGTTTTGTGACCCTGGAAAATTCACCTAAGGCACGGCATTTGGACATCGGCACGAGAATCAGTTTGTGTGTACATCAAGACGCGCTGCCTTACCGTTACGTAAGCGTTGAGGGCGGCGTGACGGCCATCGAGCCGGCTGATCTTGAAAAGGACATCCGCTCGGTCAGCCAGCGCTATCTTGGAAGGGAGAGTGGAAATCAACACGCAGAACGCATGAAAGAAGAATCTCGTGCGGATGCACCCTGA